CTCACCGACGAGTTCGTCTCCTACGGCGCGATCCGGTCGTATTTGACCGGCTACCGAAACGCGTCACCGCCGCCGGCCGACGGACGGGCGAACGCGGCGACGACGGCCCGAACGATCGATGGCCTTCGCCAGCGGACGGTCGCCGTTACGGAAAGTAAACTCGACCGATTACAGGACACCGACCAGCTACGAGTGGGTCCACATCGAGTGTTCGCAGACGTGCAGGTACTCTGCGAGCGCTGTGGAAAGCAGTACGACGTGGCAGATCTGCTGGATGCGGGCTCGTGTGACTGTTATGAGTCCTGAGGACTGGCGCACGGACCGGCTGTCGGGCGTAGATGGTACGTGTTACGCGTTACGTGTCATGTGTTACGTGTCACGTGCCATGTGCCATATACCGTCGAATACCGACAGTCGCGCCGCTCTCGAGACGTAACTGCAAACAGCGGTCGAGCTAGTTCGGATACTGAACCCATAACACCGATACCGGTGTTACGAGATACGTCCAACGGGCCGTGATTAAATCTCGGTCACGCGGTCGTACTCGTCGTCGATCGCCGCTGCGTCCTCGGGCAGCAAGGCAACGACGAGGAAGTCGGTGTGTGATTCGAAGTACTCTACAAGCGATGCGATTCGGTTCGAGTCAAGCGCTTCCAGCGAGTCGAGCAGCATGAACGGCACCTCCTCGTAGACTTCGTGGACGAGATAGCCCGCGAGTCCGAAGATCAGGCCCGTCACCTCCCGTTCACTCTCGCTCAGGTGGTCGATTGTATCCTCGTAAGTCCGCCCATCTGCCGTGCTGCGGACGATGTGCAGATCGAACGCCGTCTGTTCGACCTTCCGGCGACCTTCCCGAACCGTCTTCCCAACCCGCTCGATCCAGATCCGGTCGATATTGTCGTACTCGAGTACCTCGAGCACGGCGTCCATGTGCTCGTTGAACGACTCGACGGCCTCGCGTTCGATTCGGTCGATACGAGTGCGCAGTTCCTCGAGTTCGTCGCGAATTTCCTCACGGCGCGCTTCGAGACGCGCCTGTTCGTCGAGGTCGGATTCGATCTCCTCGATGCGTTCGGTCGTCGTCTCGAGGTCGCGCTCGAGCCGTCCGAGGGAGAACTCGAGTTCGTTTGCGCGGCGGTTGAGGTCGAGGAGACTCTCCTCATCGTCCTCGCTCTCGTCGTCGGATTCAGCCTCGAGTTCCGCGGCTTCGGTTTCGAGGGCGTCAATTTCGGCTTCGAGTTCCTCGCGGCGGTCGGTGAGGTCGTCGAGACGGGCCTCGCGCTGGTCGATCTCGTCGCTGACGGACTCGAGACGGCGGTCGACGCGTTCGTGGCGCTGGCGTGTCTGGTTAATCTCACGGCGCTCAGTACGAAGCGATTCGATCCGGTCTTCGAGGTCGTCGCGCTCTGCGAGTTTCGTCTCCTGGTGGTCGCGCAGGCGCTCGATCGTGCCCTCGATTTCGTCGCGCTCGACCTGTGTTCCGCAGGTCCAACAGCGGACGGTTTCCTGGTCCTCGACGAGCTGGTCGGTGAGCGATTCGGCGTCCGACTCGTGTTCGACGCCGTCGGCCAGCAACTGCCGAATTTCGGGGTGCGATCCCTCGAGCATCTCCTCGTTGAACTGGACGATGCTCTGTAGCTGACTGATGACGCCGTCGATCGACTGCGACTGGCGCTGGAGGCGGTCGATTTCGTCGTCGACCTCCTCGCGGTCGAGTGAGTCGAGATCGGGGAGATCTGCGCGTTCGTCCTCGAGTTCCTCGCGCTCTCCGCGCAGTGCGGAGAGACTCTCCCGTTCAGTTTCGAGATCGAAGCGGACGTCCTCGAGTGCAGACCGTCGCTCACGGAGTTCGCTCAGTTTTGCCTCGAGTTCGTCCTGGCCCTCCTGCTGGGCGTCGGCGCTAGCTTCGGCCTCCTCGATCGCCTCTTTGACGACCTCGAGTTCCTCGCGCTTGTCCTCGATTTTGTTCTGAAGGTCGGTACGCTCCTGTTCGAGCCCCGGGAGCTCGTTCTTGAGCGAC
The DNA window shown above is from Natrialba magadii ATCC 43099 and carries:
- a CDS encoding archaea-specific SMC-related protein, whose protein sequence is MATQESIAHEARLRAQNIGGIDETTVELESGITVLAGRNATNRTSLLQAFMAALGGESASLKADAEEGYAELELDGETYTRTLTRTGNSVVTDGDPYLDDPKLADLYAFLLESNPARRAVTMEDDLREIILRPVDTDEIEREISRLTDEKNELSSELDRLESLKNELPGLEQERTDLQNKIEDKREELEVVKEAIEEAEASADAQQEGQDELEAKLSELRERRSALEDVRFDLETERESLSALRGEREELEDERADLPDLDSLDREEVDDEIDRLQRQSQSIDGVISQLQSIVQFNEEMLEGSHPEIRQLLADGVEHESDAESLTDQLVEDQETVRCWTCGTQVERDEIEGTIERLRDHQETKLAERDDLEDRIESLRTERREINQTRQRHERVDRRLESVSDEIDQREARLDDLTDRREELEAEIDALETEAAELEAESDDESEDDEESLLDLNRRANELEFSLGRLERDLETTTERIEEIESDLDEQARLEARREEIRDELEELRTRIDRIEREAVESFNEHMDAVLEVLEYDNIDRIWIERVGKTVREGRRKVEQTAFDLHIVRSTADGRTYEDTIDHLSESEREVTGLIFGLAGYLVHEVYEEVPFMLLDSLEALDSNRIASLVEYFESHTDFLVVALLPEDAAAIDDEYDRVTEI